The genomic DNA cttttgtcttacatgatccgacccgacccgctatgaaccgatatttttatacagctaggggcctaaaatctttgaaaatattccgcaccccTAGGAAAAAATTCCTAGGTCCGCCACTGCATATAGGTAGCTTGTCGCTATTTACCTCTATTCAATACTGACAACTATGATAAAAAGTTGAATTACATGCTTGTCATCTTTATATAAGCATTTGACTAGCTTACCAGTTGCAGCAGGTGTATGTTTGTCTGTGTGAGAGCTTATTCGCATATAAAGTTGGATTGTTAGCTTTCTGTTTTTCATATAAAGTTGGCAAGATAAGGTAGTAGAACTAGAAAGGTGTATGTGTGTCTGTGTGAGAGCTTATACGCATACTACGCTCAAAGATTACATTTCTAACATAAACTTACGGTAAATGTAGGGCCAGCCTGACGAGAAACCCGTTGATAAAGAAGAGGAAATAACCCATTCCTCAATTTCTGAAGACGTTACCGAGCCAAACGCATCTTCAACATTAAATGAGAACCCTACCACAACACTTTCCGCTGAAAACGAATCTGCTACTGCAAAAGTATCAAAATCAGAGGAAGAACAAAGTGAACAGGAAAAGACGTTAAAAAAGCCAGACAAAATACTTCCGTGTCCTCGATGTAACAGCATGGATACGAAATTTTGTTACTACAACAATTACAACGTTAATCAACCTCGACACTTTTGCAAGAACTGTCAAAGATACTGGACAGCTGGCGGGACAATGAGGAATGTTCCTGTTGGTGCGGGCCGTCGTAAGAATAAAACTTCACAGTCTCAGTACCGTCAAATAACGGTCACCGAACCTGTTCCTGGTGATTTGAATAATACGCTTCTTAAACCCAATGGCACGGTCCTTACGTTTGGTTCCGACGCACCTCTGTGTGAGTCAATGGCATCTGTTTTGAAAATTGCGGATAAAACAATGAGACAAGATAGTTTCCGTAAGCCGGAAGATATAATAATCCCGGGTCCTTCAAGTAATGATGATAACACAAATAGACCGTCAGCAACGGGGCCCGCGTTCTGCCCACCAGGCTTTCCTGGCGCACCATGGCCATACCCGTGGCCCCCACAAATGGGTCCTGCGTTCTGCACGCCGGGCTTTCCTATGCCGTTCTACCCCGCAGCACCGTATTGGGGTTGTGCTATACCCGTACCAAGCCCAAGCTCTGGCCCAGGTTTGAGCCCGGGCCCATGGAGTATGCAGTGGGTTCCTCATCCGTCGAGTTACCATCCTGCCCCTCCGGTTACATACGCCGCGTCTCCGTCCAGTCCGATATCCCCGACGTTGGGGAAACACTCACGGGCCGAGAACGGAGAAGATGAAATCATAAAAGAAAACGAAGCGGAAAAAAGTCTATGGGTTCCGAAAACGTTGCGGATTGATGACCCGGAAGAAGCTGCAAAAAGCTCGATATGGGCTACGTTGGGAATCAAAAACGATAGAACCACTAGCGGAAATGGTGGAGGTGTGTTTAAGGCGTTCCAATCCAAAAGCGAAGACAAAAGCCCGATCAAAGA from Helianthus annuus cultivar XRQ/B chromosome 7, HanXRQr2.0-SUNRISE, whole genome shotgun sequence includes the following:
- the LOC110868691 gene encoding cyclic dof factor 2 isoform X1; translation: MSDPAIKLFGKTIQLPDDADVDAVNTEDPPPSDDDDDCKSYGDCKGQPDEKPVDKEEEITHSSISEDVTEPNASSTLNENPTTTLSAENESATAKVSKSEEEQSEQEKTLKKPDKILPCPRCNSMDTKFCYYNNYNVNQPRHFCKNCQRYWTAGGTMRNVPVGAGRRKNKTSQSQYRQITVTEPVPGDLNNTLLKPNGTVLTFGSDAPLCESMASVLKIADKTMRQDSFRKPEDIIIPGPSSNDDNTNRPSATGPAFCPPGFPGAPWPYPWPPQMGPAFCTPGFPMPFYPAAPYWGCAIPVPSPSSGPGLSPGPWSMQWVPHPSSYHPAPPVTYAASPSSPISPTLGKHSRAENGEDEIIKENEAEKSLWVPKTLRIDDPEEAAKSSIWATLGIKNDRTTSGNGGGVFKAFQSKSEDKSPIKEASPALQANPAALSRSLNFQESS
- the LOC110868691 gene encoding cyclic dof factor 2 isoform X2, coding for MSDPAIKLFGKTIQLPDDADVDAVNTEDPPPSDDDDDCKSYGDCKPDEKPVDKEEEITHSSISEDVTEPNASSTLNENPTTTLSAENESATAKVSKSEEEQSEQEKTLKKPDKILPCPRCNSMDTKFCYYNNYNVNQPRHFCKNCQRYWTAGGTMRNVPVGAGRRKNKTSQSQYRQITVTEPVPGDLNNTLLKPNGTVLTFGSDAPLCESMASVLKIADKTMRQDSFRKPEDIIIPGPSSNDDNTNRPSATGPAFCPPGFPGAPWPYPWPPQMGPAFCTPGFPMPFYPAAPYWGCAIPVPSPSSGPGLSPGPWSMQWVPHPSSYHPAPPVTYAASPSSPISPTLGKHSRAENGEDEIIKENEAEKSLWVPKTLRIDDPEEAAKSSIWATLGIKNDRTTSGNGGGVFKAFQSKSEDKSPIKEASPALQANPAALSRSLNFQESS